TGTGGGCTAAATCTAGCCCATAGAcctaaatttgtgtttttcttaaccttcacaatatttaaaaatcagagcactTCACATAGGTCTACATTTTCAGCTTCTTTTAATTTTAGCAGGAATGCTCCTTCAAAGGGTATCTGCATTCCTGTTCCCACAGCCCCCAGCATTCCTTATCCTTTAGCTGCCTGGCTTCTCTAGGCATCTGAGTTGATGATCCTGGGTTAGAAGCTGCAAAGGGGACTATGCTGACTCCCTCAACTAAGGGATGGTACTACCACTTGCTCCTCTCAGCAGCTGACGTCCCAGAGATCAGTTTCCTTTCTGGGAGGGACTCCTCATTGAGTGGGGGTGCAGAAGACCTGCAGACCTGCATCAACCCTGGTCTTCGAGGCTTCAACTCCTGAAAATCAGTCTTAATTGAGCCCCACCTTGACCAGACCTTTAGTCTcgcttcttctgtttcttctttttggctTTCTGGCTGATGCTGATTTCAGCTCTTTCCTTCTTGGTACGCTGCTGCCTCTTCCTCTTACCTCTGCTGCTTGAGCCAGTGTGTGCTCCGCTCTCTGCTTCCCTAGCCCTGCCATCCTCCTCATCCTTTACATCCAAGATGTCCTCCTCCTCTTGATGCTgctgtcttttcttcttgcttctccGATCACTGCATGctctactctctgcttccctggttccaCCACCTAaaacagtttcctcatctccatcttctAGGTTCAAGTCCTCCTCCTGTTgctgcctcttttttctttggcTGCATGGGTCAGCGTACCCTCTGCTCTCTACCTCCTCTGTCCTGACACTGCCTGCAGCCTCCttgccttttcctccttcctccaagACCCCCATCTTCTCTTCATGGTGccacctcttctttttcttcactttcctGAGGGACTGATTGGCTTGCTCTCTGCTATTCAATTCCCCAAGCCCACTTGTTCCTGCGGCATCCTCCTCCTCATTCCCTTTAGTTGTACCCTCCCTTTGATCTGAGACCTTTCCTTCTTGATGTcgccttttcttcttcttgctttttcTGATGTTCTGCTCAGTGTGTTCTGGGTGCTTTTCATCTGCATCATTCCTTTCAGATGCTGTagcttcttcctcctctttctgcttccttttctttttctttttttgggggggcttGCTCTCTGACTGTGGTTGAGGGGCCCCAGGGTCCTGGCCTTTGAGACGAGCCAGGAAGGCCTGCTCCTGGGCCTCTAGGCGAGCAAGCTTGGCCTTCATCGTGATCCCAAGACGGGCAGCCCTGAAACAGACAGGGTCCAAGTCAGAGCAAGGGTATCAGGGGAAATAGGCCTAGTCCTTAAGCCTGCAGGGAAAGTTGATGGAGGGTAGAAGGAGTGAGAAGGAGTGGGGAGCTGCCTATCTTCAGGCAATAGATGGGTAGGTAATAGGAATCATTTCCCTGGGGTAAAAAGAACCAAGAGGTGGCACAGGCCATGCTCAAAGGTGGAGCAAAAAGAAGGGAGCTCAAGGAGCTAACCACTACTTACTTGTGTGCTGTTCGCCCTTCACAGGCTTGGAGCAGCATCTCATCAGTCAGACTGTTAGGGGAGATCGGCAGTTACAAACAGACCCGGTAGAAAGGCTTGACCTCTCCTCCTTCTAAAACATTCCTTCAACACTGAGTTCTTGTTCAGGACCTGGCACTTTTTGAGGTACTAGGGATACAAAGATTAGTACAACACAGTTCCACCCACCACCAAGAAGCCCCCAGTCAAGCATTAGACTTAGCCCTTTCTCTTACCATCTAAGGACATCTCCTCCCACATTCCCCAAGAGCTAAAATGAAGTCTCACATCTCTGGGGACTTGGGCCCCTGGTTGTCATCATCACTGCAGCTCTCCAAGTCTTTGTGTGGCTTCTCTCCACTTGAAGTCAACGTGGCCATCTAGGAGGGGTCACGGGGGTGAACAAGGCCTTCTCAACACCACCACCATCCCTATTCCCTTGTGGAAGCCCCCTAAGAATTCATAGCTCCCAGCAGGAGTTTGCCAGCCCCCACCATTGCTCCTTGAGGAGCCACAGGGAGGCATGCCATCCTGCATACTTGAACTTGGATAGGAGttgggctgctgctgctgggatGTGCAGCAGCTTCGCCCTCTCTGGCCTACAGCTGGCTGGTGAGCAGAAGAAGAGGAAATGCTCTGGTTCATCAGGTCTTCACAGTGGACAAGTGCCAGTGACTGGCAGTAAAGATGCCCCGCTCCACCCCAACCATAGTACCTGTTCATAGTACCTTCATTTAATCAGACTGAGAGTCTACTATGGGCCACAGAGTTGGGGATTCCGAGTGGAATAAGAATGAGATGAGCCCAGCCCAGATGGAATCTACATAGGCAATTATGATGGAAGTGTTGCCTGTGATAGAGGAAGGGTACTCAACTCAGACTTCAGAGAATGACTTCTAAAAGTAACTGATGTATAAGCTGAGCTCTGGAGGATAAGAAAAACTCAGCAGGTGAagggggaaagggagaagaaTGTCCCAAGCAGAGGGAGCAACATGTGCAATAACCTGAAGATGGAAGAATGTAGTGccttcaaagaaaagaaacagattggAATCTGTTAGGCTAATGGTTAGGCTAAAGTGTAGTGGTCctggagaaaagtgaaaagagATGAGGCTGCAGATGGCAGGAACAGGCATGCAGGGCCATATAAGCCAGTCTGATAAATCTGGATTGTGTCATCCTAGGTCAAAGAAGACCCAGTGACATGATGACATTTATGTTTTAGAACACTCTGGATGCTTTGTGGAGGGGAGTGAGACTAGAGGTGTCCTTAGGAGGCTGCTGGAGAAAGAAATTAGGCAAGAGATGATGGCCTGAAGTAGGGGAGTAGATGGTAACAGAGATGTAGAGAAATGGGAAAGATTTGCTAGGTAACATGTATAGCCCTTAGCACATAATGACCATTACATGTTAGCTTCCTTCTATTGGCACAGTAGAAAGTGGAGGCCTGAAGACCTGGGTTCCAGTCCTGTTTGCCAATGCCATTACTAGCCAGCCATGGGCTCTTCAGCAAACCACTTTTCACCCTTTTAGCCACATCTGCAAAGCAGGGATGGTCCAGATAATCTCTCAGGTCTCCtctggcttctctttttttttttttgagatggagtcttgctctgtcacccaggctggaatgcagtggcgcaatctcggctcactgcaacctccgcctcccgggttcacaccattctcctgcctcagcctcctgcgtagctgagactacaggtgcctgccaccacacccaggcaatttttctgtattttttaatagagacgggttttcatcatgctagccaggatggtctcgatctcctgacctcatgatccacccgcctcagcctcccaaagtgctgggattacaggcatgagccaccgtgcccagcctcctctggCTTCTAAGTCCTTTGAATTAGATGTCCCCTGGCCCCCCAAAATTTGGCAGCTCCTGACTTAAAGAGACTGTACCCTACCTCTCACTCCCTATTGCTGCTCCCTTAACAGATGGCAGGATTCATGGAACCAGAAGATCTCAATTTCTGCTGAGGGTCTGGGCAGTCTAAATAAGCAACAGCAAGGCTGGTCACAGGATCCCACTATGTTAGGAAAGTCCTGAGAATTGATAAGGCATACAAGGCAACTGTTCAGGCCCCAGGGAGaccagggaagagaaaaaggatgGACGCTGTTACCCAGTCTCTAATACCTTCACAAACTTCTGATACAGCAAGTTGGGCTTGGGATGATTATAACGGGTGGTCTCCTTAGAAAGGCTCCTTATCTGTACTCCATCCTGTAGAGAATTATCAGTACCAGTGAATGGGTGACATACCATGACTGCCTACCCCACAGGTCCCAGGCCTTATGTTTCATGTGCCCATCTATCAAGAGCTCATACCTGCCCAGTTTCCACTACCAAGTTGGCCGCAGTCTTGTTGAAGAGCTCATTCCACCAGTGGTTTGTGAACTCCTTGGCAGGGTCGTGTCCCACCTGCCAGGGGAATAAGTATGAGCTCTGAGTGCCTGCCTCACCTGCCCTCAAGGGTCCCTTCTCCCATGCATGCTAACCTTCCTCAGTCCACCCAGTCTTACCCCATGAGTGTCTTGCTTCAGTGTCACCCTGAGGGCCTGGGTGATACCATTCTCCTTCCGGCCGAGGCCTTTGCCTGCAGAGGACAGTGAGCGACTTGGCTTATTCTCCTGCCTGCTGTGAGACCTCACAAGGCACGCCCCCCACAGGCCTCTTGCCATTGCACACACCTGACATTGGGGTATACTCTACCTCTCAGAAGACCTCCCAGCTCCTTTCTTTCTAGTACCACTCCATATAGTCCCCTGCCTTTGTGTCAGCCTGAACTATCTCTTCCTTCATAATTCTTTTGGAAGAGAGGCCATGTCTCTTCTTCTCTCCCCTGGTCCTCCCAACCACAACTTCTTCATTATCCACGGtcaaatttcttcctttcttcccttttctgggaAAGTCAGAAATTTTCTTCTGCAAATTTCCCTTTAAACTAGCTTTTCCTCCTTTAAATAAAGGAGGGCAGTAATCCAGGATGATGCCTTTCCTCTGGGCAGAAGGTAGGCAGGGAGTTGGGGGATGTGAGACACCATGGGGATCACCTTGAGTCCATCCATGCTTTAACAACTGCTCCTCAGCAAACTTCATCCCACGACTCTTGACCTCTGGGGTGACATTCATGGTGAGAAAAAGGTCTCTATCCTCAGACTCTCACTAGAGAAGAAGAGGTGATATCCTtttaagaagaaaggagaaagtgcCCAAACAGCCATCAGTTCCATCCTGACTGCTTGTTAAGAATTCTCTGctagttgggtgcagtggcacacacctgtagtcccagctacatgggaggctgaggcaggattgcttgagtccagcctgggcagtatagcaaGAACCCCCTCTTATAAAAAGATaaagcagccaggtgcagtggttcacatttgtaatcccagcactttggaaggccaaggtaggaggatcacttgagcccaggagttccagaccagtgtgggcaacatagtgaaactgtctctagaaaaaaataaaaaattaaaaagaaagaaaaaagaattctcttTCCTGAGtcctggggagagagagaggaaggaggtggcCTGGTCTTTGGGGAGCTCCCTATCTGGCTACAGAAAGACCAGCATATAGAGAAGTCAAGGATGAATGGTGTCAATTCTGATACCTAAATTTATGGTGTGCTCACCACATGCCAGGATGTGCTGAGACTTTAcaaagattatttcatttaatcttcccagcCCATTCAGGGAAATATTAGCCTATTTTACAAACGAGTAAAGGCCTAAAGAGGTTAAGGAacttcaaggtcacacaggttaACATGTAGAATTCAAGCCCAGGCAGCTTGTCTGCAGAATCTATACTCTTTACCACTACATAGTATCTCTCAAAATATATTACCTTGTAAAAATAAAGCTAATGAGGTGCTTATTAACCTGAGTCATAAGATAATGGTACTTGGTAGAGACCATATCCTGTACTTATGCTTCAGCATTTACACTGTCCTCTTGGTGTGGGGGCTACACACTTCTCACACACCACTGCAGTATTTCAGTCTGGCTGGAGTTCTCCTTTTGAAAGTGTCCAGCTTAGGAAGGGCACTCTTACTGAGCACTTAATACATAACAGGTGGATTACACATATTGACATACTGTCATATtaactcaatcttttttttttttttttttttgtttttgagacagggttgctctgtcacccaggctggatggagtggagtgcagtggcacgatcatggctcattgcagcctcaaactcccaggctcaagcaatcctcccacctcagcctctcgagtagctgggaccacaggcacatgccaccacgcctggctaatttttgtattttttttttttttttgtacagacagggttttgccatgtttcccaggctggtctctaattcttGGGCTCatgcgatctgcccacctctgctttccaaaatgctgggattacaggcatgagccactgtctgggcttaactcatttaatcttgaTAGTCCTATGAGATAGATGTTATTCTTATTTTGCAAAAGAGGAAAACAAGGCCTGGGTTTCTTGCCTAAGGTTACATGGCAAATGATGGAGCTGGAATGAGCCCGAGTCGCCTGACTCCAAagtggtcctttttttttttttgagacagagtttcgctcttgttgcccaggctggagtgcaatggcacaatcttggctcactgcaacctccgcctcccagcgtcaagcgattctcctgcctcagcctcccgagtagctgggactacaaggctcatgccaccacgcccagctaatttttgtatttttagtagagaccgggtttcaccacactggccaggctggtctcgaactcctgaccactcgcctcgacctcccaaagtgctgggattacaggtgtgagccaaggcGCCCGGCCAAGGACTGATGTTCTTCATCACTACACTCTTCAGTCTCTTATAGCTCTTTGTGCTTTCTCCCGTTAAGACCACAGCCTAAACCTTGTCGCAGTAATTGAAAACTACATGCCCTGGAAGTTAAGAGATCGGCTTTATTCCGCAACTCCAGAGCACGTAACGCGGCGCCAGAATTCTAGAAGGCATTCAGTCCTTATTTGTTGAACTGAATGGCATAGTTAGGAATGGCTTTACCGGATTTTCAGTGGATACCTGGACAGAAGCTGTGCGCCCCAGTCTTTCTGAAACCTGTGATCACACTTTGGGCACTGTCCCCTCTACAGTCAATCTGCGTTTTCAGAAGTGGCCCCAGGTGCACTAGTCTTAGAGCTGTCCTCAAGAGCCGGCTGCCCTTTCCCTAGGCTTCCTTCCTCTTGAGGTCTAAATTCCAGCCCTCCTACCGCAGTGCCACTTGGGTAAAAATACTCCGCTCCTCTCACGTTTGCTACTAAGCTCGGGCTCCGACTACCACCGTTCGGGGGAAGGGAGCCCCTTACCGTCAAAGAGGGGTCTTCTCCTTGGAAACATGTGCCAAACCTGACTTGTGCGCCGCCATCTTCCCGGAAATGCCGTTTTGTTCCTTCTAGGCTGTCGAAACCATAGAGACGTCCGCTGGAACCAAAATCACGGTCCTCCCAGGAGAAACCATTGCGGAGGCCAATTTGCCGGCATGGTTGCCATAGAAACTGGGACCTGAAGTGTGCCCATTTTCGGAGGTTCCGAGGCTGTTCCACTTGCCTCATCCCTGCAATCCTTGAGCAGCCAAGGGACTTCAGTACTAACTGGCCCTCTCAGGATGCCAAGGACGCTATGTGTCCTACACTGAGCTAGTCCAGGGCACAAATACGAGGAAGAAAAACTCGAGGAAAGCATTGAGAGTAGCCTGAGAAATTCGTGGAGGCAGAATGGGTGATAGCTGTGTCCTGATTTTGCAGGGTTGAATACTCATGAATACTCAGCCTTCACAGGAACAGTTATTTATAAAAGCCTAGAGACTAGACATCTCAGTATGTTCATCAagcactttatttattattatttttaaattatttataaataaatatttttttattttttatttttcctgagacagggtctcactcagtcgcccagacttgagtgcagtggtcgatctcggctcactgcaacgtccgcctcctgggctcaagtgatcctcccatctcagcctcgtgagtagctgggaccacagacatgcacaaccacgcctggctaatttttgtatgttttgtagagaaggggacttgccatgttgtccaggctggtctccaacttctggcctcaagtgatacgcacgcctcggtttcccaaagtgttgggattacaagggtaagccaccatgaccagcctcaTTAAACACTTTTTGACTCACCACTGTGTACCAGAACTTGTCCCTTTGATACTGGGGGATACAAGGATGCTTAAGACACAGGTCTTGATTTCGGGGAACACCTAGTCTAGCCTGGGAAAGTTGGGACTTTGGGTGGGATCGGATGGAGGACATGGCCAGTGGAACTTGGAGAAAGATACAGGATGGGtgagacgcggtggctcatgcctgtaatcccagcactttaggaggccaagacaggcagatagcttgagcccagaagttcgagaccagcctgggcaacatggcgaggcaccgactgtactaaaaataccaaaaaaaaaaaaaaaggccgagcatggtggtgcacaactgtggGTCccagagtctgaggtgggaggatcccttcagccagcggtggggggtggggagggcggaggttgcagtgagccagaaaaaaaaaaaaaagatgcaggatCCCAGAATGCATGCCAGGCTGAGGAGTTTGGACTTGCCTTATGGGTATGAGGATCTATTgagcagaggagagaaagaagatatTGCAAACAAGTCAGCAAGAGGGACTGCACATGCCCCTACCCCTGCAAGCTGTTCCTTTGCCTCACTGAGCCACCCAAGAACTAAAACCCGAGAAAAGCATCCCTTTCTGCCTCCCCATATCGGTATTTCCGTTCACTTAGCGCCCCCTAGAAACTGCCAAACAGAAAAATCGCCATTTCACAGGAAAGCCTTGTCATAATTGCTCTGTATCTCATACCCATTCATCCccataatttttttccataaaattaattttactttcaaCACATGCTACATGGGGATAATACTTTAAACGATGGATCTTAATTACTGGAATTTTAGACACTTGCAGAAGGGATGTGAGATGCTTCAAAGGCATTCCTTCGAGGTGAATTCAACAGAGGAACATTTTGTGGAGGAGTCAGATCTGACTCCTTTTCCCATTCTGCCACTCattatgtgaccttgaacaattttttttttttagatggggtttccctgtgtttcccaggctgcccctggactcctgggctcaaatgatcctcctgcctcagcctcccaagttgctgggagtacaggtgcatgccactatgccaggGCAAACTTGAGTTTCATTGTAGCATCCTGCAGCCACTGAGAAAATTCCACAGACAGGGCTTCAGTTTCCACCTCCCACACCCCACCTCTCCATTTCTTCTACCCCTTCTatctaaaatatatgtgtgtgtgtgttacatacAAAATTGTTATGTAGAGtatttcatatatgtgtatatgtatgtatatatgaaacatatacatgaaatatatacttatatatatgaaatatataagaagttttaaaattcttaatgagATTTAATTAAGAATCCTCAAGGACCCTTTCCAACCTAGAGTTTTTGCATGACACACTTTGCCAGCCACTCTGAAAACTTAGTGACCATAACTCTTTGAATCAAGATTCCTAGTCTGGCCTAAGTCTTTGAGCTCACTGTTCTGTCTGACttactcattcaataaatatttattaaaggtcTCCTATATACTAAGGGCTAGAGGTATAAAAAGGTCCATCTCTTGTCCTGTCAGGCCTCATGATCTTGTGGGGGTTTAAACTAATTATCAGGCATTTATATCATTGAGTAATGAGAGTTGTGGCAAGGTCAGGACACAGTGCTATGGGGATAAGATAAGAAGCATCTGACCTAGTCTAAGACCCCTGGGAACTTCTTGAAGAAGTCATTGAGGCTGCAGCCTGTCCCTGGGGGCTATGAGGGATCGCAAGAGAAATGGGTCTCAAGGAGTTCGCAGTTTAATGGGGTCTCATACATCCTCACAAGGGTAGAAATAAAGGCCTttatgagagaaaaagaatgcaTGAATACTTGAAATGGCCtgaaaggccgggcgtggtggctcaagcctgtaatcccagcactttgggaggccgagacaggcggatcacaaggtcaggagatcgagaccatcctggctaacatggtgaacccccgtctctactaaaatacaaaaaactagccgggcgagatggcgggcgcctgtagtcccagctactcgggaggctgaggcaggagaatggcgtgaacccaggagacggagcttgcagtgagctgagatccggccactgcacttcagcctgggcgacagagcgagaccccgtctcaaaaaaaaaaaaaaaaaaaaaaagaaatggcctgAAATCAGATAACAAGATGcatagaaatatttattacagtgttatttataaaatggaaaaattggaaagaatcaAAATATCTCACAACAGGAGAAAGGCTAAATAAATTACAGTGTAAACATACAATGGACTAATGTGTAGCCTTCAACAATGATGttgaagaattcttttttttcctttttttttttttagacatagtctctctctgtcgccaggctggagtgcagtggcatgatcttggttcactgcaacctccagctcctgggttcaagcaattctgcctcagccacctgagtagctgggattacaagtgcacgccaccacgcccagctaatttttgtatttttagtagaaatggggtttcaccatgttggccaggatggtctcgatctcttgacttcatgatctgcctgccttggcctcccaaagtactgggattaaaggcggagccaccatgcccagccgaagaATTCTTAATAGCTTGGGTACATGTCTGTGatataattgaaatgaaaaaagaagatacaaaatgtTACCTACAGTAAGAACCTATATGTTAAAAATTCATAGGCAATAGgatcaaaagtaataaaatacttaggaataaatttttttttttttttcagctcactgcaagctccgcctcccaggttcacgccattctcctgcctcagcctcccgggtagctgggactacaggcgccgctacctcgcccggctagttttttttgtagtttttagtagagacggggtttcaccgtgttagccaggatggtctcgatctcctgacctc
The genomic region above belongs to Piliocolobus tephrosceles isolate RC106 chromosome 1, ASM277652v3, whole genome shotgun sequence and contains:
- the GPATCH4 gene encoding G patch domain-containing protein 4, with product MNVTPEVKSRGMKFAEEQLLKHGWTQGKGLGRKENGITQALRVTLKQDTHGVGHDPAKEFTNHWWNELFNKTAANLVVETGQDGVQIRSLSKETTRYNHPKPNLLYQKFVKMATLTSSGEKPHKDLESCSDDDNQGPKSPEILTDEMLLQACEGRTAHKAARLGITMKAKLARLEAQEQAFLARLKGQDPGAPQPQSESKPPQKKKKKRKQKEEEEATASERNDADEKHPEHTEQNIRKSKKKKRRHQEGKVSDQREGTTKGNEEEDAAGTSGLGELNSREQANQSLRKVKKKKRWHHEEKMGVLEEGGKGKEAAGSVRTEEVESRGYADPCSQRKKRQQQEEDLNLEDGDEETVLGGGTREAESRACSDRRSKKKRQQHQEEEDILDVKDEEDGRAREAESGAHTGSSSRGKRKRQQRTKKERAEISISQKAKKKKQKKRD